A window from Mycobacterium saskatchewanense encodes these proteins:
- a CDS encoding uroporphyrinogen-III synthase, with amino-acid sequence MGAEQPKPAPLTGYRIAVTSARRAEELCALLSRHGAEVCSAPAINMIALPDDDELHSHTEALIAEPPDILVAHTGIGFRGWLAAAEGWGLANPLLASLSSARIVSRGPKATGALRAAGLHEEWSPDSESSHEVLEYLLDSGVSGMRIAIQLHGAADAWDPFPEFLGGLRAAGAKVVPLRVYRWKPTPLGGDFDQLVSGIARRQFDAVTFTSAPAAAAVLERSRQLDIENPLLQALRTDVHAMCVGPVTSKPLIRKGVPTSSPERMRLGALARHIAEELPLLGSCTVEAAGHTVDIRGTCVLVDGSIKLLSPSGMAVLRALAQRPGSVVARNDLLRVLPGNSNDPHAVDTAVLRLRTALGDKNIVATVVKRGYRLAIDDPTGYPWH; translated from the coding sequence ATGGGGGCCGAGCAGCCGAAACCGGCGCCGTTGACCGGTTACCGCATCGCGGTGACCTCGGCTCGGCGGGCTGAGGAGTTGTGCGCGCTCCTGAGCCGCCACGGGGCCGAGGTCTGCAGCGCACCCGCGATCAACATGATCGCGCTACCCGACGACGACGAATTGCACAGCCACACCGAGGCTTTGATCGCCGAGCCGCCCGACATCCTGGTAGCCCACACGGGGATCGGCTTCCGCGGCTGGCTGGCCGCCGCCGAGGGGTGGGGGCTGGCGAATCCCCTCCTCGCATCGCTGTCGTCGGCCCGGATCGTGTCGCGCGGGCCGAAGGCGACCGGCGCGCTGCGCGCCGCCGGCCTGCACGAGGAGTGGTCCCCCGACTCCGAATCCTCTCACGAAGTGCTGGAATACCTGCTGGACTCTGGTGTGTCGGGAATGCGGATCGCCATCCAGCTGCACGGGGCCGCGGACGCATGGGACCCCTTCCCGGAGTTCCTCGGGGGGCTGCGCGCCGCCGGGGCAAAAGTGGTACCCCTCCGGGTCTACCGTTGGAAGCCAACGCCTTTGGGTGGCGACTTTGACCAGCTGGTCTCGGGGATCGCACGGCGGCAATTCGACGCCGTCACCTTCACGTCGGCGCCCGCCGCGGCGGCCGTGCTCGAACGCAGCCGGCAGCTCGACATCGAGAACCCGCTCCTGCAGGCGCTGCGCACCGACGTACACGCGATGTGCGTCGGCCCGGTGACCTCCAAACCGCTGATCCGCAAAGGCGTTCCCACCTCGTCGCCCGAGCGCATGCGGCTGGGGGCGCTGGCCCGGCACATCGCCGAGGAGCTGCCGCTGCTGGGATCGTGCACGGTCGAGGCTGCCGGCCACACCGTCGACATCCGCGGGACGTGCGTGCTGGTCGACGGGTCGATCAAGCTGCTGTCCCCGTCCGGCATGGCGGTGTTGCGCGCGCTGGCGCAGCGGCCCGGATCCGTCGTCGCCCGCAACGACCTGTTACGGGTGCTGCCCGGCAACAGCAACGACCCACACGCGGTCGACACGGCCGTGCTCCGGCTGCGAACAGCGTTGGGCGACAAGAACATTGTCGCGACGGTGGTCAAGCGCGGCTACCGGCTCGCGATCGACGACCCGACTGGTTACCCATGGCACTGA
- a CDS encoding fumarate reductase/succinate dehydrogenase flavoprotein subunit, which yields MVEVERHSYDVVVIGAGGAGLRAVIEARERGLRVAVVCKSLFGKAHTVMAEGGCAASMGNTNPKDNWKTHFGDTMRGGKFLNNWRMAELHAKEAPDRVWELETYGALFDRLKDGKISQRNFGGHTYPRLAHVGDRTGLELIRTMQQKIVSLQQEDYAELGDYEARIKVFAECTITELLKDGDAIAGAFGYWRVSGKFIVFDAPAVVLATGGIGKSFKVTSNSWEYTGDGHALALRAGATLINMEFVQFHPTGMVWPPSVKGILVTEGVRGDGGVLKNSDNKRFMFDYIPPVFKGQYAETEQEADQWLKDNDSARRTPDLLPRDEVARAINSEVKAGRGSPHGGVFLDIASRLTPAEINRRLPSMYHQFKELAGVDITKEPMEVGPTCHYVMGGVEVDADTGAAKVPGLFAAGECSGGMHGSNRLGGNSLSDLLVFGRRAGLGAADYVRALSSRPGVAQESVDAAAKRALAPFEAPTNGAQAENPYTLQLELQQSMNDLVGIIRKSEEITEALTRLDKLRERFKHLHVDGHREYNPAWNLAIDLRNMLLVSECVAKAALERTESRGGHTRDDHPAMDSSWRKVLLVCRAAGGDEVIPNISITREDQVPMRPDLLELFEIAELEKYYTDGELADHPGRRG from the coding sequence ATGGTTGAGGTCGAACGGCACTCCTACGACGTCGTCGTCATCGGTGCCGGCGGCGCGGGCCTCCGAGCGGTCATCGAGGCGCGGGAACGCGGCCTCAGGGTCGCGGTGGTGTGCAAGTCGCTCTTCGGCAAGGCCCACACGGTCATGGCCGAGGGCGGTTGCGCGGCGTCGATGGGCAACACCAACCCGAAGGACAACTGGAAGACCCACTTCGGCGACACCATGCGCGGCGGGAAATTCCTCAACAACTGGCGGATGGCCGAGCTGCACGCCAAGGAGGCCCCCGACCGGGTCTGGGAGCTGGAGACCTACGGCGCGCTGTTCGACCGCCTCAAGGACGGCAAGATCAGCCAGCGCAACTTCGGTGGCCACACCTATCCGCGGCTGGCGCACGTCGGAGACCGCACTGGCCTGGAACTGATCCGCACGATGCAACAGAAGATCGTTTCGCTCCAGCAGGAGGACTACGCCGAGCTGGGCGACTACGAGGCGCGGATCAAGGTCTTCGCCGAGTGCACGATCACCGAACTACTCAAGGACGGTGACGCGATCGCCGGGGCGTTCGGCTACTGGCGGGTGAGTGGCAAGTTCATCGTGTTCGACGCTCCGGCTGTGGTGCTGGCGACCGGCGGGATCGGCAAGTCGTTCAAGGTGACGTCGAACTCCTGGGAGTACACCGGCGACGGGCACGCCCTGGCACTGCGTGCCGGCGCGACCCTGATCAACATGGAGTTCGTCCAGTTCCACCCCACCGGCATGGTGTGGCCCCCCAGCGTGAAGGGCATCCTGGTCACCGAGGGCGTGCGCGGCGACGGCGGGGTGCTGAAGAACTCCGACAACAAGCGGTTCATGTTCGACTACATCCCGCCGGTGTTCAAGGGTCAGTACGCCGAGACCGAGCAGGAGGCGGACCAGTGGCTGAAGGACAACGACTCGGCCCGCCGCACCCCGGACCTGTTGCCGCGCGATGAGGTCGCGCGTGCCATCAACTCGGAGGTCAAGGCCGGGCGCGGCAGCCCGCACGGTGGCGTCTTCCTCGACATCGCGTCCCGGCTGACGCCGGCGGAGATCAACCGGCGCCTGCCGTCGATGTACCACCAGTTCAAGGAGCTGGCGGGCGTCGACATCACCAAGGAGCCGATGGAGGTCGGGCCGACCTGTCACTACGTGATGGGCGGTGTCGAGGTCGACGCCGACACCGGCGCCGCGAAGGTGCCCGGCCTTTTCGCCGCCGGCGAGTGCTCGGGCGGCATGCACGGGTCCAACCGGCTGGGCGGCAACTCCCTGTCGGACCTGTTGGTGTTCGGTCGACGCGCCGGCCTGGGTGCCGCGGACTACGTGCGCGCGCTGAGCAGCCGCCCGGGCGTTGCCCAGGAGTCCGTCGACGCGGCGGCGAAGCGGGCCCTGGCCCCCTTCGAGGCGCCGACCAACGGGGCCCAGGCCGAGAACCCGTACACCCTGCAGCTGGAGCTGCAGCAGTCGATGAACGACCTGGTGGGCATCATCCGCAAGTCGGAGGAGATCACCGAGGCGCTCACCCGGCTCGACAAGCTGCGAGAGCGCTTCAAGCACCTGCACGTCGACGGGCATCGCGAGTACAACCCGGCCTGGAACCTGGCCATCGACCTGCGCAACATGCTGCTGGTCAGCGAGTGTGTCGCCAAGGCCGCGCTCGAGCGCACCGAAAGCCGCGGTGGGCACACCCGCGACGACCACCCGGCGATGGATTCGTCGTGGCGCAAGGTGCTGTTGGTCTGCCGCGCGGCCGGCGGCGACGAGGTGATTCCCAACATCTCCATCACCCGCGAGGACCAGGTCCCGATGCGGCCGGACCTGCTCGAGCTCTTCGAGATCGCCGAACTGGAGAAGTACTACACCGACGGCGAGCTGGCCGACCACCCAGGACGGAGAGGCTGA
- a CDS encoding TetR/AcrR family transcriptional regulator — MARREEPSHGIFDPVAKMLRLPFGTPEFIDRIVTGGVNQAGRRTLHMLITTWDAAGGGPFAASAVASTGMAKTAEVVQSMFIGPVFGPLLKMLGADKVAVRASLCASQLVGLGIMRYGVRSEPLHSMSVDALVDAIGPTMQRYLVGDIG, encoded by the coding sequence ATGGCCCGCCGCGAAGAGCCGTCGCACGGCATCTTTGATCCGGTCGCGAAGATGCTGCGGTTGCCGTTCGGCACACCGGAGTTCATCGACCGCATCGTCACCGGAGGGGTCAACCAGGCGGGACGCCGTACCCTGCACATGCTGATCACCACGTGGGACGCCGCCGGAGGCGGACCTTTCGCCGCCAGCGCCGTCGCGTCCACGGGAATGGCCAAGACCGCCGAAGTGGTGCAAAGCATGTTCATCGGACCGGTTTTCGGGCCGCTGCTCAAGATGCTGGGCGCCGACAAGGTTGCCGTGCGGGCGTCGCTATGCGCTTCCCAGCTCGTGGGTCTGGGCATCATGCGCTACGGCGTTCGCTCCGAACCCCTGCATTCGATGTCGGTGGACGCGCTCGTCGATGCCATCGGTCCGACGATGCAGCGCTACCTCGTGGGCGATATCGGCTAG
- a CDS encoding sirohydrochlorin chelatase yields MALILAAHGTRRPGGVAMIGDLAARVGATLGRSVHVAFVDVLGPTPSDVLAQADPGQPAILVPAFLSRGYHVRADLPAHVAASGHPNVVMTPALGPDGQIARIVGDQLIQCGWRPGDSVILGAAGTTDPLARADLHVTATTLSALVGSRVRLGFAATGDPHIGEAVAAARREGARRVVVASYLLADGLFQERLRACGADLVSEPLGIHPGLPRLLANRFRRAAPGPVAARHATRRPSRRRAQGPHALPSSASHAVAVSGRADVRDA; encoded by the coding sequence ATGGCACTGATCCTGGCCGCGCACGGCACCCGCAGGCCGGGCGGCGTCGCGATGATCGGAGACCTCGCGGCGCGCGTCGGCGCCACGCTCGGCCGCTCCGTCCACGTAGCGTTCGTCGACGTGCTCGGGCCCACGCCCAGCGACGTCCTGGCTCAGGCCGATCCCGGCCAGCCGGCGATCCTGGTGCCGGCGTTCCTGTCCCGCGGCTACCACGTGCGGGCCGACTTGCCCGCGCACGTCGCGGCGAGCGGACACCCGAACGTCGTGATGACCCCCGCGCTGGGCCCCGACGGGCAGATCGCCCGGATCGTCGGCGACCAACTGATCCAATGCGGTTGGCGCCCGGGCGATTCCGTGATCCTCGGGGCGGCCGGCACGACGGACCCGCTTGCGCGCGCGGACCTGCACGTCACCGCCACGACGCTGTCCGCGCTGGTGGGATCGCGGGTGCGGCTGGGGTTCGCGGCGACGGGCGATCCGCACATCGGCGAGGCGGTCGCCGCCGCGCGGCGCGAGGGCGCGCGGCGCGTCGTCGTGGCCTCATACCTGCTGGCGGACGGGCTGTTTCAGGAACGATTGCGCGCCTGCGGCGCCGACCTGGTCAGCGAGCCACTGGGCATCCACCCCGGCCTGCCGCGGCTGCTCGCCAATCGGTTCCGGCGGGCCGCGCCCGGGCCGGTGGCGGCGCGGCATGCGACCCGCCGGCCCAGCCGGCGGCGCGCTCAGGGCCCACACGCGCTACCGAGTTCCGCGTCGCATGCGGTCGCCGTGTCGGGGCGCGCCGACGTCCGTGACGCTTGA
- a CDS encoding flavin reductase family protein, which translates to MNSTKKLTPSTLRDAFGHFPSGVVAIAAEVEGIREGLAASTFVPVSLDPPLVSFCVQNTSTTWPKLKRVPMLGISVLGEAHDAAARTLAAKTGDRFAGLETVSRDSGAVFIKGTALWLESAIEQLIPAGDHTIVVLRVNEVTVDAEVAPIVFHRSGFRRLGA; encoded by the coding sequence GTGAATTCAACTAAGAAGCTGACCCCATCGACGCTTCGTGACGCCTTCGGCCACTTCCCGTCCGGGGTGGTCGCCATCGCCGCCGAGGTCGAGGGAATCCGGGAAGGCCTGGCCGCCAGCACGTTCGTCCCCGTGTCGCTGGACCCGCCGCTGGTGTCGTTCTGCGTGCAGAACACCTCGACGACATGGCCCAAGCTGAAACGCGTTCCCATGCTCGGAATCAGCGTCCTCGGGGAGGCCCACGACGCAGCGGCGCGCACCCTGGCGGCCAAGACGGGGGACCGGTTCGCCGGTCTGGAGACGGTGTCCCGCGACAGCGGCGCGGTGTTCATCAAGGGCACGGCCCTGTGGTTGGAGAGCGCGATCGAGCAGCTGATCCCGGCGGGCGACCACACCATCGTGGTGCTGCGAGTCAATGAGGTGACGGTCGACGCCGAGGTGGCGCCGATCGTCTTCCACCGCAGCGGCTTCCGCCGGCTCGGCGCCTGA
- the nirD gene encoding nitrite reductase small subunit NirD: MTLLNDIQVWTTACEYDRLIPGRGVGVLLDDGSQAALFRLDDGSVHAVGNIDPFSGAAVLSRGIVGDRGGRMTVQSPILKQAFSLEDGECLDDPSFSVPVYPARVTADGLVQVGRIAG, encoded by the coding sequence ATGACGCTTCTCAACGACATTCAGGTGTGGACGACGGCCTGCGAGTACGACCGCCTGATCCCGGGCCGGGGGGTCGGCGTGCTCCTCGACGACGGTTCTCAGGCGGCCTTGTTCCGGCTGGACGACGGCTCGGTGCACGCGGTCGGCAACATCGACCCGTTCTCCGGCGCGGCGGTGCTCTCGCGCGGGATCGTGGGTGACCGCGGTGGCCGGATGACGGTGCAATCGCCGATCCTCAAGCAGGCGTTCTCGCTCGAAGACGGTGAGTGCCTCGACGATCCGAGCTTCTCGGTACCGGTGTACCCGGCGCGCGTCACCGCCGACGGGTTGGTCCAGGTCGGCCGGATCGCCGGCTAG
- a CDS encoding isopenicillin N synthase family dioxygenase translates to MTNVSSITALPLVDLRADPGRLRSGLRQAAHDVGFFYLTGHGVPDDLRDRLLRAARRLFALPDADKDAVAMVRSPHFRGYTRLGGELTRGEVDWREQIDIGPERPSIGGPGRPDYLWLQGPNQWPAALPELPGIVAEWDAALARVACGLLRHWAAALGSPADVFDEAFAETPATLIKVIRYPAGAASSQGVGAHRDAGVLTLLLAEPGSRGLQVRPPGGDWVEVPPVEGAFIVNIGELLEVATGGYLRATEHRVVLGESAAERISVAYFFNPRLDAQIPVLSLPAQLAARTATVDDPSDPIFSVYGRNAWKSRLRAHPDVAAAHGYSAGKVGHENPSSVARGE, encoded by the coding sequence ATGACGAACGTGAGCAGCATCACTGCCCTCCCGCTGGTGGACCTGCGAGCCGATCCTGGCCGCTTACGGTCGGGCCTGCGCCAAGCCGCACACGATGTCGGTTTCTTCTACCTGACCGGTCACGGAGTGCCCGACGACCTTCGGGACCGGCTGCTGCGGGCGGCTCGCCGGCTGTTCGCCCTGCCGGACGCCGACAAGGACGCCGTGGCGATGGTGCGCAGCCCCCACTTCCGCGGCTACACCCGGCTGGGCGGTGAACTGACCCGGGGCGAGGTCGACTGGCGCGAGCAGATCGACATCGGTCCGGAGCGTCCCTCGATCGGCGGGCCGGGCAGGCCCGACTACCTGTGGCTGCAGGGCCCCAACCAGTGGCCGGCCGCGCTGCCCGAGCTGCCCGGCATCGTCGCCGAGTGGGATGCCGCGCTCGCCCGGGTGGCGTGCGGCCTGTTACGGCACTGGGCTGCCGCGCTGGGCAGCCCGGCCGACGTCTTCGACGAGGCCTTCGCCGAAACGCCCGCCACGTTGATCAAGGTCATCCGGTATCCCGCGGGCGCGGCGAGTTCGCAGGGCGTGGGCGCCCACCGAGACGCCGGCGTCCTCACCCTGCTGCTGGCCGAGCCGGGCAGCCGTGGGTTGCAGGTGCGCCCGCCCGGCGGCGACTGGGTCGAGGTGCCGCCGGTTGAGGGCGCGTTCATCGTCAACATCGGCGAATTGCTCGAGGTGGCGACGGGCGGCTACCTGCGGGCGACCGAACACCGGGTGGTCCTCGGCGAGTCGGCCGCCGAGCGCATCTCGGTCGCGTACTTCTTCAACCCGCGGCTGGACGCGCAGATACCGGTGCTTTCGTTGCCCGCGCAGCTCGCGGCACGCACCGCCACCGTCGACGATCCGTCCGATCCGATATTCTCGGTCTACGGTCGCAACGCCTGGAAGAGCAGGCTGCGCGCCCACCCGGACGTGGCCGCCGCGCACGGGTATTCGGCGGGTAAGGTCGGGCACGAGAATCCGTCCTCGGTTGCAAGGGGCGAGTGA
- a CDS encoding succinate dehydrogenase/fumarate reductase iron-sulfur subunit codes for MTYNANLRVWRGDDNTGALQDLTVEVNEGEVVLDIIHRLQQTQTPDLAVRWNCKAGKCGSCSAEINGYPRLMCMTRMSTFAEDEVVTVTPLRTFPVIRDLVTDVSFNYEKAREIPSFAPPKDLQPGEYRMAQEDVQRSQEFRKCIECFMCQNVCHVIRDHEENKQAFAGPRYLMRIAELEMHPLDTMDRRKQAQESHGLGFCNITKCCTEVCPENIKITDNALIPMKERVVDRKYDPVVWLGNKLFRR; via the coding sequence ATGACCTACAACGCGAACCTGCGGGTTTGGCGCGGCGACGACAACACCGGCGCCCTGCAGGACTTGACGGTCGAGGTCAACGAGGGCGAGGTGGTACTCGACATCATCCACCGCCTGCAGCAGACGCAGACGCCGGACCTCGCGGTGCGGTGGAACTGCAAGGCCGGCAAGTGCGGTTCCTGCTCGGCCGAGATCAACGGCTATCCCCGGCTGATGTGTATGACCCGGATGTCCACGTTCGCCGAGGACGAAGTCGTGACGGTGACCCCGCTGCGGACGTTCCCGGTCATCCGCGACCTGGTCACCGACGTCTCCTTCAATTACGAGAAGGCACGGGAGATCCCGTCGTTCGCACCGCCCAAGGATTTGCAGCCCGGCGAGTACCGGATGGCGCAGGAAGACGTCCAGCGCTCGCAGGAGTTCCGCAAGTGCATCGAGTGCTTCATGTGCCAGAACGTCTGCCACGTGATCCGCGACCACGAGGAGAACAAGCAGGCGTTCGCCGGCCCCCGCTACCTCATGCGCATCGCCGAGCTGGAGATGCACCCCCTGGACACCATGGACCGGCGCAAGCAGGCGCAGGAATCCCACGGCCTGGGCTTCTGCAACATCACCAAGTGCTGCACCGAGGTGTGCCCGGAAAACATCAAGATCACGGACAACGCGCTGATCCCGATGAAAGAGCGGGTTGTCGACCGCAAGTACGACCCGGTGGTGTGGCTCGGGAACAAGCTGTTCCGCCGCTGA
- a CDS encoding Hsp20/alpha crystallin family protein — protein sequence MSNLALWSRPAWDTDRWLRDFFGPAASADWFKPATGGFTPAAEIVKDGDDAVVRLELPGVDVEKDVNVEVDRKDGVSRLVIHGEHRDERADEQDGRTLREIRYGTFRRSFKLPAHVTGEAVTASYDAGVLTVRVAGAYQEPAGHQAQRIAITK from the coding sequence ATGAGCAACCTCGCATTGTGGTCGCGGCCGGCATGGGACACCGACCGGTGGCTGCGCGACTTCTTCGGCCCCGCCGCATCGGCGGACTGGTTCAAGCCGGCCACCGGTGGCTTCACCCCCGCCGCGGAAATCGTCAAGGACGGCGACGACGCGGTGGTACGCCTGGAGCTGCCGGGCGTCGACGTCGAGAAGGACGTCAACGTGGAGGTGGACCGGAAAGACGGGGTGAGTCGCCTGGTTATCCACGGCGAGCACCGCGACGAGCGCGCCGACGAGCAGGACGGCCGCACGCTGCGCGAGATCCGCTACGGCACGTTCCGCCGGTCGTTCAAGTTGCCGGCGCACGTCACCGGCGAGGCTGTCACGGCCTCGTACGACGCGGGCGTGCTGACCGTCCGGGTCGCCGGCGCGTACCAGGAGCCGGCGGGCCACCAGGCGCAACGCATCGCCATCACCAAGTAG
- the nirB gene encoding nitrite reductase large subunit NirB, with product MATDGISRAHCAVRHIIVVGHGMVGHRLVEALRARDNGGSWRITVFAEEADAAYDRVGLTSYTESWDRSLLALPGNDYEGDERVRLVLNMRVTEIDREAKSVVTADGQRHEYDALVLATGSYAFVPPVPGHDLPACHVYRTLDDLDAIRADALRTVQAGRTPAGVVIGGGLLGLEAANALRQFGLQTHVVEMMPRLMAQQIDEAGGALLARMVSELGIAVHVGAGTESIETVGDSDDTTSVQVRLTGGEVIDAGLVIFAAGIRPRDELAKAAGLELAPRGGVLTDLTCRTSDPDIYAVGEVAAIGGRCYGLVGPGYTSAEVVADRLLGGAAEFGEADMSTKLKLLGVDVASFGDAMGTTDNCLEVAINDAVKRTYAKLVLSDDAKTLLGGVLVGDASSYGVLRPMVGSELPGDPLALIAPISGEAPALGVGALPDSAQICSCNNVTKGDLKCAIADGCADVPSLKSCTAAGTSCGSCVPLLKQLLEAEGVEQSKALCEHFAQSRAELFEIISATEIRTFSGLLERFGRGKGCDICKPVVASILASTGSDHILEGEQASLQDSNDHFLANIQKNGSYSVVPRVPGGDIKPEHLILIGQIAQDFGLYTKITGGQRIDMFGARVDQLPEIWRRLVDGGMESGHAYGKALRTVKSCVGTDWCRYGQQDSVQLAIDLELRYRGLRAPHKIKMGVSGCARECAEARGKDVGVIATEKGWNLYVGGNGGMTPKHAQLLASDLDTETLVRYVDRFVMYYIRTADRLQRTAPWVDSLEGGLDHVREVVCEDSLGLAEEFEAAMERHVRNYKCEWKGVLDDPDKLSRFVSFVNAPGEVDSTVAFTEHAGRKIPVSIGMPRMRAARIGEES from the coding sequence ATGGCGACAGACGGGATTTCGCGCGCCCACTGTGCGGTCCGTCACATCATCGTAGTCGGCCACGGCATGGTGGGTCACCGGTTGGTCGAGGCGCTGCGCGCCCGCGACAACGGGGGGTCATGGCGCATCACGGTTTTTGCCGAGGAGGCCGACGCGGCCTACGACCGCGTGGGGCTGACCTCCTACACCGAGAGCTGGGATCGCAGCCTGCTGGCGCTGCCGGGCAACGACTACGAGGGTGACGAACGCGTCCGGTTGGTCTTGAACATGCGCGTCACGGAAATAGATCGCGAGGCGAAGTCGGTGGTCACCGCCGACGGCCAGCGGCACGAATACGACGCCCTGGTGCTGGCCACCGGGTCCTACGCGTTCGTGCCGCCGGTGCCCGGCCACGACCTGCCGGCGTGCCACGTCTACCGCACGCTGGACGACCTCGACGCCATCCGCGCCGACGCCCTGCGCACGGTGCAGGCCGGTCGGACCCCCGCCGGTGTCGTCATCGGCGGCGGGCTGCTCGGGCTGGAGGCCGCTAACGCCTTGCGCCAGTTCGGCTTACAGACGCACGTGGTCGAGATGATGCCCCGATTGATGGCCCAGCAGATCGACGAGGCCGGCGGCGCGCTGTTGGCTCGGATGGTGTCCGAGCTGGGGATCGCGGTGCACGTGGGGGCGGGCACCGAATCGATCGAAACAGTCGGGGACTCCGACGACACGACGTCGGTGCAGGTCCGCCTGACCGGCGGCGAGGTCATCGATGCTGGCCTGGTGATCTTCGCGGCCGGCATCCGGCCGCGCGACGAGCTGGCGAAGGCCGCGGGACTGGAGCTCGCCCCGAGGGGTGGCGTGCTCACCGACCTGACCTGCCGCACAAGCGATCCCGACATCTACGCGGTCGGTGAGGTGGCCGCGATCGGGGGTCGCTGCTACGGCCTGGTCGGCCCCGGTTACACCTCGGCCGAGGTGGTGGCCGACCGCCTGCTGGGCGGCGCCGCCGAATTCGGCGAGGCCGACATGTCGACGAAGCTCAAGCTGCTGGGCGTCGACGTGGCGAGCTTCGGCGACGCGATGGGGACGACGGACAACTGCCTCGAGGTCGCCATCAATGACGCGGTGAAGCGGACCTACGCCAAGTTGGTGCTCTCCGACGACGCCAAGACGCTGCTGGGCGGCGTCCTGGTGGGCGACGCCTCGTCGTACGGGGTGCTGCGGCCCATGGTCGGCAGCGAGCTGCCGGGGGATCCGCTCGCGCTGATCGCTCCGATCTCCGGCGAGGCTCCGGCACTGGGCGTCGGCGCGCTGCCGGATTCGGCGCAGATCTGCTCGTGCAACAACGTCACCAAGGGCGACCTGAAGTGTGCGATCGCCGACGGCTGCGCCGACGTGCCCTCGCTCAAGTCGTGCACGGCGGCCGGCACGTCCTGCGGATCGTGTGTGCCGCTGCTCAAGCAGCTGCTGGAAGCCGAAGGCGTCGAGCAGTCGAAGGCGCTGTGCGAGCACTTCGCTCAGTCGCGTGCGGAGCTCTTCGAGATCATCTCAGCCACCGAGATCCGCACCTTCTCCGGCCTGCTGGAGCGCTTCGGCCGCGGAAAGGGTTGCGACATCTGCAAACCCGTCGTCGCGTCCATCCTGGCCTCCACCGGTTCGGACCACATTCTCGAGGGCGAGCAGGCCTCGCTGCAGGATTCCAACGACCACTTCCTGGCGAACATCCAGAAGAACGGCAGCTATTCGGTGGTGCCGCGGGTGCCCGGCGGTGACATCAAACCCGAGCACCTGATCCTGATCGGCCAGATCGCCCAGGACTTCGGCTTGTACACCAAGATCACCGGCGGCCAGCGGATCGACATGTTCGGCGCACGGGTGGACCAGCTGCCGGAGATCTGGCGGCGGCTGGTCGACGGCGGCATGGAATCCGGCCACGCCTACGGCAAGGCGCTGCGCACCGTGAAGAGCTGCGTCGGCACCGACTGGTGCCGCTACGGCCAGCAGGATTCGGTGCAGCTCGCCATCGACCTGGAGCTGCGGTACCGCGGCCTGCGGGCGCCGCACAAGATCAAGATGGGCGTCTCGGGCTGCGCGCGCGAGTGCGCCGAGGCGCGCGGCAAGGACGTCGGCGTCATCGCGACCGAAAAGGGGTGGAACCTCTACGTCGGCGGCAACGGCGGCATGACGCCCAAGCATGCGCAGCTGCTGGCCAGCGACTTGGACACCGAAACGCTGGTGCGCTATGTCGACCGGTTCGTCATGTACTACATCCGGACCGCGGACCGGCTGCAGCGCACGGCGCCCTGGGTCGATTCGCTCGAGGGCGGGCTGGATCACGTGCGCGAGGTGGTGTGCGAGGACTCGCTGGGCCTGGCCGAGGAATTCGAGGCCGCCATGGAGCGGCACGTGCGGAACTACAAGTGCGAGTGGAAGGGCGTGCTCGACGACCCGGACAAGTTGTCGCGGTTCGTGTCCTTCGTCAACGCCCCGGGCGAGGTCGATTCGACGGTGGCGTTCACCGAGCACGCCGGTCGCAAGATCCCGGTGTCCATTGGCATGCCGCGCATGCGGGCGGCCCGAATTGGGGAGGAATCATGA